In one Rugosibacter aromaticivorans genomic region, the following are encoded:
- a CDS encoding Lrp/AsnC family transcriptional regulator, with translation MELDRYDRHILTLLQTQGRLTNQDLADQIGLSPSPCLRRVRALEEAGLITGYHAQVDARKLGLSLMALVHISMDRHTPERFTNFETAISELPEVVECLLITGQDADYQLKAVVRDMDAYQDLLLNRITRIEGVTGVHTSFVLRQVIANRSLAA, from the coding sequence ATGGAACTAGATCGATACGACCGCCATATTCTGACCCTGCTGCAAACCCAGGGGCGCTTGACCAATCAGGATCTGGCCGATCAGATCGGCCTCTCACCTTCGCCTTGCCTGCGGCGCGTGCGCGCGCTGGAAGAAGCCGGGCTGATCACGGGCTACCATGCTCAGGTAGATGCCCGCAAACTCGGCCTCTCGCTGATGGCGCTGGTGCATATTTCAATGGATCGGCATACGCCGGAGCGCTTTACCAACTTTGAGACGGCCATAAGTGAACTGCCCGAAGTGGTGGAATGCCTGCTCATCACCGGGCAGGATGCCGACTACCAGCTCAAAGCCGTAGTGCGTGACATGGATGCCTACCAGGATTTGCTGCTTAACCGCATCACACGCATTGAAGGCGTGACCGGTGTGCATACCAGCTTCGTCCTGCGACAGGTTATCGCCAACCGCAGCCTGGCAGCGTGA
- the scpA gene encoding methylmalonyl-CoA mutase, with protein MSTHSNHSNGSNPVPTPSLETWVKAAAKSAPGGDVSQLNWETPEGITVKPLYTQADTATLPFANTLPGFAPYVRGPQATMYAVRPWTIRQYAGFSTAEESNAFYRKALAAGGQGVSVAFDLATHRGYDSDHPRVTGDVGKAGVAIDSVEDMKILFDGIPLDKVSVSMTMNGAVLPILAGYVVAAEEQGVPQDKLSGTIQNDILKEFMVRNTYIYPPEPSMRIIADIIGYTAQHMPKFNSISISGYHMQEAGATQALELAFTLADGREYVKTAIASGMDVDEFAGRLSFFFAIGMNFYLEVAKLRAARLLWWRIMDEFKPKNPKSSMLRTHCQTSGWSLTEQDPYNNIVRTTVEAMAAVFGGTQSLHTNSLDEAIALPTEFSSRIARNTQLIIQEETHITNVIDPWAGSYMMEKLTQDLADKAWSIIEEVDTMGGMTQAVQSGWAKLQIEKCAAEKQARIDSGKDVIVGVNKYKLKEEAPIDILDVDNHAVRDGQITRLKHIRATRDTAAVKAALAALTEAAKSGQGNTLDLAIKATRLRATVGEISDALEEVWGRHRATNQTVSGVYSAAYGTGEGDSTMNDIRTEIESFAARAGRRPRIMIVKLGQDGHDRGAKVVATAFADLGFDVDVGPLFQTPIEAARQAIENDVHAIGVSTLAAGHKTLVPALIQALKAQGADDIVVFVGGVIPAQDYAELYQVGAAGIFGPGTPIPDSAREVLRAIAAAHKA; from the coding sequence ATGAGCACCCATTCCAATCATTCCAACGGTTCTAATCCCGTGCCGACACCTTCACTGGAAACCTGGGTCAAAGCCGCTGCCAAATCGGCACCCGGCGGTGATGTCTCGCAACTGAATTGGGAAACGCCGGAAGGCATTACCGTCAAACCGCTTTACACACAGGCAGATACGGCGACATTGCCTTTTGCCAACACCTTGCCCGGTTTTGCGCCCTATGTGCGCGGCCCGCAGGCGACGATGTATGCCGTACGGCCATGGACCATCCGCCAATATGCAGGGTTTTCCACGGCGGAAGAATCCAACGCGTTTTATCGCAAGGCGCTGGCCGCCGGTGGTCAAGGGGTCTCGGTGGCTTTCGATCTGGCCACCCATCGCGGTTATGACTCCGACCATCCGCGCGTTACCGGCGATGTCGGCAAGGCCGGCGTGGCAATCGATTCGGTCGAGGACATGAAAATCCTGTTCGACGGCATCCCGCTCGACAAGGTTTCCGTTTCGATGACCATGAACGGCGCCGTGCTGCCGATCCTCGCCGGCTACGTGGTGGCGGCCGAAGAACAGGGCGTGCCGCAGGACAAGCTTTCCGGCACGATCCAGAACGACATCCTCAAAGAGTTCATGGTGCGCAATACCTACATCTACCCGCCGGAACCGTCGATGCGCATCATCGCCGACATCATCGGCTACACCGCGCAGCACATGCCGAAGTTCAACTCGATTTCGATTTCCGGCTATCACATGCAGGAAGCCGGGGCGACGCAGGCACTCGAATTGGCCTTCACGCTAGCCGACGGCCGCGAGTATGTGAAAACGGCGATTGCCAGCGGCATGGATGTGGATGAGTTCGCCGGACGGCTGTCGTTCTTCTTTGCCATCGGCATGAACTTCTATCTCGAAGTGGCCAAGCTACGCGCCGCGCGCCTGTTGTGGTGGCGCATCATGGACGAGTTCAAGCCGAAGAATCCGAAATCCTCGATGCTGCGCACCCATTGCCAGACTTCCGGCTGGTCGCTGACCGAGCAGGACCCGTACAACAACATCGTGCGCACCACGGTTGAGGCGATGGCTGCCGTGTTCGGCGGCACCCAGTCGCTGCACACCAACTCGCTCGACGAAGCCATCGCCCTGCCGACCGAGTTTTCATCGCGCATCGCGCGCAACACCCAGCTCATCATCCAGGAAGAGACCCACATCACCAACGTCATCGACCCGTGGGCCGGCAGCTACATGATGGAGAAGCTGACCCAGGACCTCGCCGACAAGGCCTGGAGCATCATCGAGGAAGTCGACACGATGGGCGGCATGACGCAGGCAGTGCAAAGCGGCTGGGCCAAGCTGCAGATCGAAAAATGCGCGGCGGAAAAGCAGGCGCGCATCGATTCCGGCAAGGACGTGATCGTCGGCGTCAACAAATACAAGCTCAAGGAAGAGGCGCCGATCGACATCCTCGACGTCGACAACCATGCCGTGCGCGACGGTCAGATTACCCGCTTGAAGCACATCCGCGCCACGCGCGACACGGCCGCCGTCAAAGCGGCGCTGGCGGCGCTGACCGAGGCGGCAAAGAGCGGTCAGGGCAATACGCTCGACCTGGCCATCAAGGCCACGCGCCTGCGCGCTACCGTGGGCGAAATTTCGGATGCGTTAGAAGAAGTCTGGGGGCGTCATCGCGCCACCAACCAAACCGTCTCCGGCGTTTATAGTGCAGCTTATGGAACAGGCGAGGGGGACAGCACGATGAATGACATTCGCACCGAAATTGAAAGCTTTGCCGCCAGGGCTGGCCGTCGGCCGCGCATCATGATCGTCAAGCTCGGTCAGGACGGTCACGATCGCGGTGCGAAAGTGGTCGCCACCGCCTTTGCCGACCTCGGCTTCGACGTCGATGTCGGCCCGCTGTTCCAGACTCCGATCGAGGCCGCGCGCCAGGCGATTGAAAATGACGTTCATGCCATCGGCGTGTCCACGCTTGCCGCCGGCCATAAAACGCTGGTGCCGGCGCTGATCCAGGCGCTCAAAGCACAGGGGGCGGACGACATTGTGGTATTTGTCGGCGGCGTGATTCCAGCGCAAGACTATGCTGAGCTTTACCAGGTCGGTGCTGCGGGAATTTTCGGCCCGGGCACGCCGATTCCCGACTCCGCACGCGAAGTTTTGCGTGCGATTGCTGCTGCGCACAAGGCTTGA
- a CDS encoding DUF3501 family protein gives MTLTRESLLTLEAYAKARPTMRARVMEEKTLRRVFLGEHVVLIFENELLIRYQIQEMLRVEKIFEEDGIQHELDSYAPLVPDGCNLKATMQIEYADEQQRKEMLAKLKGIENQIWVRVENFPAVPAIADEDMERENEEKTAAVHFLRFEFTPEMIVAAKAGAALSIGINHPHYQAETGPLAPAVHASLVADFC, from the coding sequence ATGACGCTCACTCGCGAATCCCTGCTCACGCTGGAAGCCTATGCCAAAGCGCGCCCAACCATGCGCGCACGTGTCATGGAAGAAAAGACACTGCGCCGCGTATTTCTCGGCGAACATGTCGTGCTGATTTTTGAAAATGAGCTCCTTATTCGTTATCAAATACAGGAAATGCTGCGCGTGGAAAAAATCTTCGAAGAAGACGGCATTCAACACGAACTCGATAGCTACGCCCCGCTGGTACCGGATGGCTGCAACCTGAAGGCCACAATGCAAATCGAATACGCGGATGAGCAGCAGCGCAAAGAAATGCTGGCCAAGCTCAAAGGTATCGAAAACCAGATATGGGTGCGCGTGGAAAACTTTCCTGCCGTGCCCGCCATTGCAGATGAAGACATGGAGCGGGAAAACGAAGAAAAAACCGCCGCCGTGCATTTTCTGCGCTTTGAATTCACGCCGGAGATGATCGTTGCCGCCAAAGCAGGTGCGGCCCTTTCCATCGGCATTAATCACCCGCACTACCAAGCCGAAACCGGACCGCTAGCACCCGCTGTGCATGCTTCACTCGTAGCGGACTTTTGCTAA
- a CDS encoding DEAD/DEAH box helicase, with the protein MQFSELGLSPELLRAIGEQGYTTPTPIQTQAIPFILAGRDLEAMAQTGTGKTAAFVLPLLQRLTYAPQTANTPLQRVTHTAPRALVLVPTRELAAQVEESVRAYGKHTGIRSLAVFGGVSINPQIQTMRRGVDVLVATPGRLLDHISQRTVDLSKVTTLILDEADRMFDMGFIRDIRKIIERLPRERQNLMFSATFAPEVRELAHTVLKNPALVEVARRNAPAELVAQSVIRVDQNQKRDVLLHLFEAHGWHQVLVFCRTKHGADALAKKLDQSGIRSAALHGNKSQNARTRALADFKSGKLAALVATDIAARGIDIDSLPRVVNFELPHVAEDYIHRIGRTGRAGANGTALSLVSIDERIQLRDIERLLKRELETSILPGFEPQQTHPSRTTTDRPSARKPSSAAKRPGRSATNRGSGERNSAPRPARSSQRDAKSANHHSGQRHH; encoded by the coding sequence ATGCAGTTCTCCGAACTTGGGCTCTCGCCCGAGCTCCTGCGCGCCATTGGCGAACAGGGCTACACCACACCGACACCGATTCAAACACAAGCCATCCCGTTCATTCTGGCCGGACGCGATCTGGAAGCGATGGCACAAACCGGCACCGGCAAAACAGCCGCCTTTGTGCTGCCGTTATTGCAGCGCCTGACTTATGCACCGCAAACGGCTAACACCCCCTTGCAGCGCGTCACGCACACAGCCCCGCGTGCGCTGGTGCTCGTTCCCACCCGTGAGTTGGCAGCACAGGTTGAAGAAAGCGTGCGTGCCTATGGCAAACATACCGGCATTCGCAGCCTGGCCGTTTTTGGCGGCGTCAGCATCAACCCGCAGATTCAAACCATGCGTCGCGGGGTGGATGTTCTGGTCGCCACGCCAGGACGGTTGCTGGATCACATCAGCCAGCGCACTGTTGATTTATCCAAAGTAACTACGCTCATTCTCGACGAAGCCGACCGTATGTTCGATATGGGCTTTATCCGCGATATTCGCAAAATCATCGAGCGTCTGCCACGCGAACGGCAAAACCTGATGTTTTCCGCCACCTTCGCTCCTGAAGTGCGCGAGCTGGCCCATACCGTGCTCAAAAACCCGGCACTGGTTGAAGTAGCTCGCCGCAATGCGCCCGCTGAGCTGGTAGCGCAATCAGTGATTCGTGTCGACCAGAATCAAAAGCGCGACGTGCTGCTGCACCTTTTTGAAGCGCACGGCTGGCATCAAGTGTTAGTGTTCTGCCGCACCAAACACGGTGCCGATGCGCTGGCGAAAAAGCTCGATCAATCGGGCATTCGCTCCGCCGCTTTGCATGGCAACAAATCGCAAAATGCACGCACCCGCGCGCTGGCTGACTTCAAATCAGGCAAGCTCGCGGCATTAGTAGCCACCGATATTGCCGCTCGCGGCATCGACATCGATTCATTGCCGCGTGTGGTGAATTTCGAGTTGCCGCATGTTGCTGAAGACTACATTCACCGCATCGGTCGTACAGGACGTGCGGGCGCGAACGGAACCGCATTATCTTTGGTCAGCATTGATGAGCGCATTCAGTTGCGCGACATTGAGCGGCTCCTGAAGCGCGAGCTGGAAACCTCCATCCTGCCGGGTTTTGAGCCGCAACAAACCCATCCTTCGCGCACAACCACGGATCGCCCTTCCGCACGTAAGCCATCGTCGGCCGCAAAGCGTCCGGGTCGATCCGCTACCAACCGCGGCTCTGGTGAACGTAACAGCGCGCCGCGTCCGGCGCGTTCCAGCCAGCGTGATGCCAAGTCGGCTAATCATCACAGCGGGCAGCGCCATCACTGA
- a CDS encoding YaeQ family protein, which translates to MALKSTIFKLDLQIADLDRNYYGNHTLTIARHPSETDERMMMRVIAFILHANEALVFGKGLSAEDEPDLLRKDLTGSITQWIDVGLPDEKRIRRACGRAQHVAVIAYGSRATEIWWQQNRAAFERQEKLTIYQISPEDAAALTALTSRNMQLQCTLQEGELWLIMGEHNLRVAPITLS; encoded by the coding sequence ATGGCGCTTAAATCCACCATTTTCAAACTTGATCTGCAAATCGCCGACCTTGATCGCAACTACTATGGCAACCACACGCTAACCATTGCGCGGCATCCATCCGAGACGGATGAGCGCATGATGATGCGGGTTATCGCATTCATTTTGCATGCGAATGAGGCGCTGGTTTTTGGCAAAGGCTTATCGGCAGAGGACGAGCCGGATTTATTGCGCAAGGATTTAACCGGCAGCATCACGCAATGGATTGACGTTGGCCTGCCGGATGAAAAACGCATCCGTCGCGCTTGCGGCCGCGCGCAGCATGTCGCGGTCATCGCTTACGGTAGCCGCGCAACGGAGATTTGGTGGCAACAAAATCGTGCAGCGTTTGAGCGCCAGGAAAAACTCACCATTTATCAAATCAGCCCGGAAGACGCGGCTGCATTGACTGCTTTAACTTCACGCAATATGCAACTGCAATGCACGTTGCAAGAAGGCGAACTGTGGCTCATCATGGGTGAGCACAATCTGCGCGTCGCGCCCATCACGCTGAGCTAA
- a CDS encoding GntR family transcriptional regulator, giving the protein MIARKQAQSVLHSDANTLNAPALYAQVAERLRARIFAHELLPGSWIDEQVLAAEYGISRTPMREALKVLASEGLVTLKPRRGCYVTELSEQERSEVFPVMALLESRVAEDAARRATSADFSRLTAIHEELETHAAANDVDHFFETNQRFHIALQEIAGNRYLAQLINDTRQVAKLARRDSLRPAGRLQQSLQEHRAILEALLARDAALAGQRMHSHLLSGGSVE; this is encoded by the coding sequence ATGATAGCAAGAAAACAAGCCCAAAGCGTGCTTCATTCTGACGCGAACACACTCAATGCCCCAGCACTTTATGCGCAGGTAGCAGAGCGTTTGCGCGCCAGAATTTTTGCGCACGAGCTTTTGCCAGGCAGTTGGATCGATGAGCAAGTGCTCGCTGCCGAGTATGGCATCAGCCGCACGCCCATGCGCGAAGCGCTCAAAGTATTGGCCTCAGAAGGCTTGGTGACCTTGAAGCCGCGCCGGGGTTGTTATGTCACGGAATTGTCAGAACAAGAACGCAGCGAGGTTTTCCCGGTGATGGCGTTACTTGAAAGTCGCGTCGCTGAAGACGCCGCGCGCCGTGCCACCAGCGCCGACTTTTCGCGCTTGACTGCAATTCATGAAGAACTGGAAACCCATGCGGCAGCGAATGACGTGGATCATTTTTTTGAAACCAACCAGCGCTTTCATATCGCCTTGCAAGAAATCGCGGGTAACCGCTATCTTGCGCAATTGATTAACGATACGCGGCAGGTGGCCAAGCTTGCCCGACGCGATTCGTTGCGCCCTGCAGGACGGCTTCAGCAATCGTTGCAGGAACATCGCGCCATTCTTGAGGCGCTCCTGGCACGGGATGCCGCCCTCGCGGGTCAGCGTATGCACAGCCACCTATTGTCGGGCGGCTCGGTGGAATAA
- the leuA gene encoding 2-isopropylmalate synthase, producing the protein MLAHPATKYRPFAPIALTDRRWPNRTIDRAPIWMSADLRDGNQALFEPMDAERKLRFFRTLCAIGFKEIEIAFPAASQPEFDFVRQLIEQDMIPEGVTIGVLTQARPELIARTIEAVRGARRAIVHVYNATSPVFRDTVFGMDKAEVIALAVSAVSQVCELVAAAPETEWVLEYSPETFAATELDFALEVCDAVTAAWGATPQRKMILNLPTTVEVATPNVYADQIEWMHCHLARRDSVILSVHPHNDRGTAVASAELALMAGAERVEGCLFGNGERTGNVDLVTLALNLYTQGVASGLDFSDINAVARVAEECTRLPIHPRHPYVGDLVFTAFSGSHQDAIKKGFAAQAKDALWNVPYLPVDPADLGRSYDSVIRVNSQSGKGGVAYLLETHYGIVMPRRLQIEFAGVIQRHTEMHGGEVSAADVWRLFAATYLDAEAPVHLIEHHLFEQGSAQGVRLTISFHGQRQVISGEGNGPIDAAVNALRSIGINIQVRSFEERSVGGDSEARACAFIEVAGAGSGERFGVGLDTNIVTASLKALVSGVNRLGLMDTAEREQQAA; encoded by the coding sequence ATGCTTGCTCATCCCGCTACCAAATATCGTCCCTTTGCACCCATTGCGCTGACAGATCGCCGCTGGCCCAACCGGACAATCGATCGTGCGCCAATCTGGATGAGCGCCGACCTGCGTGACGGCAATCAAGCCTTGTTTGAACCGATGGATGCCGAACGCAAGCTGCGTTTTTTCCGCACGCTTTGCGCGATCGGCTTTAAGGAAATCGAGATAGCTTTCCCTGCCGCCTCGCAGCCAGAATTTGATTTCGTGCGCCAGTTGATCGAGCAAGACATGATCCCCGAGGGCGTCACCATCGGCGTGTTGACCCAGGCACGGCCTGAATTGATTGCGCGCACGATCGAAGCAGTGCGTGGTGCACGGCGTGCCATTGTGCATGTCTATAACGCTACATCACCGGTTTTCCGCGACACGGTATTTGGCATGGACAAGGCCGAAGTCATTGCCTTGGCCGTGAGCGCTGTGAGCCAGGTATGCGAACTTGTCGCTGCCGCACCCGAGACCGAATGGGTGCTCGAATACAGCCCGGAGACTTTTGCTGCAACCGAGCTCGATTTTGCGCTTGAAGTGTGCGATGCCGTCACTGCCGCATGGGGTGCGACACCGCAGCGCAAGATGATTCTCAATTTACCGACGACCGTTGAAGTGGCCACACCGAATGTGTATGCCGACCAGATCGAATGGATGCATTGCCACTTGGCGCGGCGCGATAGCGTGATCTTGAGCGTGCACCCGCATAATGACCGAGGTACCGCCGTGGCGTCGGCGGAATTGGCCTTGATGGCCGGCGCTGAACGTGTCGAAGGCTGTCTTTTCGGCAATGGCGAGCGCACGGGTAACGTCGATCTTGTCACGCTCGCACTCAATCTTTATACCCAGGGCGTGGCATCGGGACTGGATTTTTCCGACATCAACGCGGTGGCGCGTGTGGCCGAAGAATGTACGCGCTTGCCCATTCATCCGCGCCATCCCTATGTAGGCGACCTGGTCTTCACCGCTTTTTCCGGTTCGCATCAGGACGCGATCAAGAAAGGCTTTGCCGCGCAGGCCAAAGATGCCCTCTGGAATGTGCCTTATCTGCCGGTGGATCCAGCTGATCTTGGCCGCAGCTATGATTCGGTGATCCGTGTTAACAGCCAGTCAGGCAAGGGTGGCGTGGCATATCTGCTGGAAACACATTATGGCATCGTCATGCCACGGCGCTTGCAAATCGAGTTTGCCGGTGTCATTCAACGACATACCGAAATGCATGGCGGTGAAGTCAGTGCTGCCGATGTCTGGCGGTTGTTCGCGGCGACCTATCTTGACGCCGAAGCGCCCGTGCATTTGATTGAACACCATCTTTTCGAGCAGGGCAGCGCGCAAGGCGTGCGCCTGACGATTAGTTTCCATGGCCAGCGCCAAGTGATCAGCGGGGAAGGCAATGGCCCCATCGACGCTGCGGTGAATGCTTTACGCAGCATTGGCATCAACATCCAGGTGCGCAGTTTTGAGGAACGTTCGGTCGGCGGTGATAGCGAGGCGCGTGCGTGCGCATTCATCGAGGTGGCCGGCGCTGGCAGCGGCGAACGTTTCGGTGTCGGCCTGGATACCAACATCGTCACCGCCTCGCTCAAGGCGCTGGTCAGCGGGGTGAACCGGCTGGGCTTGATGGATACTGCGGAGCGCGAACAACAAGCAGCGTAA
- the dbpA gene encoding ATP-dependent RNA helicase DbpA produces the protein MTTSSQTNNQTGNSAAPSASTGKDFSQLPLSPAMLVNLQQLGYAQMTPIQAASLPLSLAGHDLIAQAKTGSGKTAAFGLPLLTKLNPRNFAVQALVLCPTRELADQVTQEIRRLARGENNIKVLTLCGGNTLRPQISSLEHGAHVVVGTPGRIMDHLQRGSMDLTMLNTLVLDEADRMLDMGFFDDIAFVAKACPKERQTLLFSATYPESIAGLSRQFLRQPQQVTLTEQHEASKIRQRFYEVENEDKFAAVALLLNHYRPVSTLAFCNTREQCRALLQVLRDEGFVALALHGELEQRERDQVLVQFANRSCSVLVATDVAARGLDIAQLEAVINVDVTPDPEVHIHRIGRTGRVDQAGWAFSLVSGNQMGRVAEIEKMQGVEFEWHTLSELHPASGAAKTPLLPPMVTLLILGGRKEKIRPGDILGALTGEAGFSKEQIGKINITETSAYVAVERGIAREAHRKLSTGSIKGKRVKVHLL, from the coding sequence ATGACCACCTCCAGCCAAACCAATAATCAAACCGGTAATTCTGCTGCACCATCTGCATCTACAGGGAAAGATTTCAGCCAGCTGCCGCTTTCTCCTGCCATGCTGGTGAATCTGCAACAGCTAGGCTACGCACAGATGACACCGATTCAGGCGGCCAGCCTGCCGCTCTCACTCGCCGGGCATGACCTCATTGCGCAGGCAAAAACCGGCAGTGGCAAGACGGCGGCTTTTGGTTTGCCTTTGCTCACCAAACTCAACCCGCGCAACTTTGCCGTGCAGGCTTTGGTGCTTTGCCCCACACGCGAATTGGCCGATCAGGTCACGCAAGAAATTCGCCGTTTGGCGCGTGGTGAAAACAACATCAAGGTGCTCACCCTGTGCGGTGGCAACACCCTACGGCCACAAATATCCAGCCTGGAACATGGTGCACACGTCGTCGTGGGCACACCGGGTCGCATCATGGATCACTTGCAACGTGGCAGTATGGATCTAACAATGCTCAACACGCTGGTGCTGGATGAAGCGGATCGCATGCTGGATATGGGATTCTTTGACGATATCGCCTTCGTCGCCAAAGCCTGCCCCAAAGAGAGGCAGACCTTGTTATTCTCCGCCACTTATCCTGAAAGCATTGCCGGGTTGAGCCGACAATTTTTGCGCCAGCCGCAACAGGTCACGCTCACCGAACAGCACGAAGCCAGCAAAATTCGCCAGCGTTTTTATGAAGTGGAAAACGAAGACAAATTCGCCGCCGTCGCGTTGTTGCTCAACCACTATCGCCCGGTGAGCACATTGGCATTTTGCAACACGCGCGAGCAATGCCGTGCGTTGTTGCAAGTGCTGCGCGACGAAGGCTTCGTTGCACTCGCCTTGCATGGCGAGCTGGAGCAACGCGAACGCGATCAAGTGCTGGTGCAATTTGCCAACCGCAGCTGCTCGGTTTTGGTGGCCACCGATGTCGCCGCACGCGGGCTGGATATCGCACAACTGGAAGCCGTGATCAATGTGGATGTCACGCCGGACCCTGAAGTGCATATCCATCGCATTGGCCGCACCGGTCGTGTCGACCAGGCCGGATGGGCGTTCAGCCTGGTGAGCGGCAACCAGATGGGGCGTGTGGCCGAGATTGAGAAAATGCAAGGCGTTGAATTCGAATGGCACACGTTGAGCGAATTGCATCCTGCATCCGGCGCGGCAAAAACACCTCTGCTGCCGCCTATGGTCACCTTGCTGATCCTCGGCGGCCGCAAAGAAAAAATCCGCCCGGGTGACATACTCGGCGCGCTAACGGGTGAAGCCGGATTCAGCAAAGAGCAAATTGGCAAAATCAATATCACGGAAACCTCTGCCTATGTCGCCGTTGAGCGCGGCATTGCGCGCGAGGCACACCGCAAGCTGTCAACTGGCTCAATCAAGGGCAAGCGAGTGAAAGTGCATTTGCTGTAG
- a CDS encoding fumarylacetoacetate hydrolase family protein has product MKLFRFGALGEEKPGAVDAQGHLRDLSLLIADFTPDRLAPEKLAALAAIDLAKMPLVPTGARLGTPVAGIRQFIAIGLNYRKHAEESGMAIPTEPVVFNKAITSLAGPNDDFALPEGSVAGDWEVELGIIMGRSAQRISEQEALAHVAGYCLANDVSERDWQAKRNGQWVKGKSFDGFGPIGPWLVTTDEIPDPQTIPLELSINGQRMQHSSTADMIFPVARIVSYLSQFMTLLPGDVIITGTPEGVGLGMKPPQHLKRGDVITLSGGILGAQQQRVL; this is encoded by the coding sequence GTGAAACTATTCAGGTTTGGCGCCTTGGGTGAAGAAAAGCCTGGTGCCGTCGATGCACAAGGCCATCTACGCGATTTATCGCTGCTGATTGCAGATTTCACCCCCGACCGGCTGGCACCAGAAAAACTCGCTGCACTCGCGGCCATTGATCTTGCCAAAATGCCACTCGTACCAACAGGCGCGCGCTTAGGCACACCTGTTGCCGGAATACGCCAATTCATCGCGATTGGCCTCAATTACAGGAAGCATGCGGAAGAATCCGGCATGGCCATTCCCACCGAGCCCGTGGTTTTTAATAAAGCCATCACCTCGTTAGCCGGGCCAAATGATGACTTTGCCTTACCGGAAGGCTCCGTTGCAGGCGACTGGGAAGTTGAGCTGGGCATCATCATGGGCCGCAGCGCACAGCGCATTAGCGAGCAAGAGGCCTTGGCGCATGTCGCGGGCTATTGCCTGGCAAACGATGTATCCGAACGCGACTGGCAAGCCAAGCGTAATGGGCAATGGGTAAAGGGGAAAAGTTTTGACGGCTTTGGCCCCATTGGCCCATGGCTTGTCACTACCGATGAAATTCCCGACCCGCAAACCATTCCGTTAGAACTTTCCATCAACGGCCAGCGCATGCAGCATAGTTCCACAGCGGACATGATCTTCCCTGTCGCGCGCATTGTGTCTTATCTCAGCCAGTTCATGACGCTCTTGCCCGGCGATGTGATTATCACCGGCACGCCCGAAGGGGTGGGCTTGGGCATGAAGCCGCCGCAACATCTGAAGCGTGGCGATGTCATTACGCTCTCGGGCGGCATTTTGGGCGCGCAACAGCAGCGCGTGCTCTAA
- a CDS encoding Dps family protein, whose amino-acid sequence MDIGINKKDREKISAGLSHLLADSYTLYLMTHNFHWNVTGPMFNTLHLMFMTQYTEQWTALDLIAERIRALGFPAPGTYKEFVRLASIKEVDGQPKALEMVRHLVDAQEAVARTARGLLPLMDKANDQPSIDLITQRLDVHEKTAWMLRSLLEE is encoded by the coding sequence ATGGATATTGGAATCAACAAGAAAGACCGCGAAAAAATCAGCGCCGGACTCTCACACTTGCTGGCCGATAGCTACACGCTCTACCTGATGACGCACAACTTCCACTGGAACGTCACCGGACCGATGTTCAACACACTGCATCTGATGTTCATGACGCAATACACCGAGCAGTGGACCGCACTCGATCTCATCGCCGAACGCATCCGCGCTCTGGGCTTCCCTGCACCCGGAACTTACAAGGAATTTGTGCGCCTTGCATCCATCAAGGAGGTTGATGGTCAGCCCAAAGCGCTTGAAATGGTGCGCCATCTCGTCGATGCGCAGGAAGCCGTTGCCCGCACCGCGCGCGGCTTGTTGCCGCTAATGGATAAAGCCAACGATCAGCCCTCGATTGACCTCATTACCCAGCGCCTTGATGTGCATGAGAAGACGGCGTGGATGCTGCGTAGCCTGCTGGAAGAATGA